In candidate division WOR-3 bacterium, the genomic stretch AATACGCCCGGGAACGATCTTACAAGTCTTCCGGCAACATCGTATATCGCAAGGTTGAAGGTATCAACCTCGTGGGAATTATGATATCTAAAAATACAATGCTCGCGGAAAGGATTGGGATATAACTCAATTCCACCCGCGACCACGCCTTCGGCATTTTCTTTTTCGCTAACTGTATTTGATGGTTCGATATTAAAATAACGCATAATTGAATCCGCCAAAATGCGTTTGGTTGAAGGGGGTAGACTGTCAACCAAACCCCCAAATTCCAGGGAGAGACCAATTGTTCGGTGCTGGGCGGCAACACCACAGACATAATTGTTATAACGATTTTTAAATATTGCTACCCCGCCACTATCCGGGCTTATACGGTCAATGGAACTGGCTTCGCCCGTATAATTAAAGCTCATCAGACGGGTGAAAGTGCTTTCGCAACCGGAGACACCGGTAAAATAGCCGATGTTGTTGGCAATGGAGATGATACAGAAATACGGACGGAAGTCAAAACCTCCATGAGAAGGATCGTAATACCATACTTCACCGCCCTCAAGATACATCTTATTCCCATCATTTAAAAAATCAAGGATTTCGGGGATGACCGGGCTATTGTGAGGAATCACATAATTATTGGGCGACATACCGCAGGTGACGAAAAGGGATTTGTATATATTTAGATAACCGGCAGGAAAGGCGCGGCTGTACTGGCCGTTATAGCGGAGATTCGTCAATTGGAGATGGATGAGAAAACCGCTCGTGTGGTTAGGGTCCGGATCCCAGACAAGATAATCATATCTTCCACAATGGACCGTCACCATGATTGAATCATGGTAGAAAATGCCGTTGAGGTAGAGTTTTAAATGTGCGGGATGGGCTGGACTGGGATTTGCCTGGGCTGTGATAATAAAGGGCGAAGAGTGAAGTCCCACAATACTCTCGGGCAGGATATTCTGGTAATTACAGGAATCACTGATTACCAAGAGCGTGGTGTCCAATGAGACCAACCGACCTACGACGTTGTGTGCAATTGCTGAGCCGGCATTTTTTATCAGGATTCTTAGCGGAGCGGTTTCCCCAGGAAGGATGTATTTGAGTGTATCATTAAAGAAATAGTCATAATAGTTGAGTTTCGGGGCGTAATTTACCAAACTGAAATTATAAATCCAGGTAGAGTCGAGGGAATCAGTGATTCTAATTTGAAGTCTTAACTGGTGCTGGTCTGGGCAGAGCGTATCAACGAGCAGATTAAATCCATCTTCGCCCGTACTGAGAGATTCTTGGGGCATTATTGTTCCAAAATATTTGAAGGTATCAACAAGGAGAAAATAAGAATCAGGGATTTCTTTACACAAACTCACTGTGACATTTTCCGCCATTGAATCGCCAATATTTTTGAGCCAGACACCGAGTTCCACATTTTCTCCAGGGTTTATTTTGCGATCATTATTGCCGCCGGCAGAGTCATTTATGAAGTAGGATTGAAGGGTTAAATAAGGTCTCGGACTGTATACCAGAAACCCGAAACGATAAGTCCATATTTGACCATGGGCATCGGTCAGGGTCAATTTTAATCTAATACGGTGGCTATCCGGACAATCGGGATGGATGGTAATGTCAAAACCATTTTCTGATGTGAAAGCCGAATCATAGGCTGGTATATCACCAAATGTTTTTATCGTATCAGCGATTTGATAAAAGTTATCGGATTCGTCTTTCTGGATTATCCCCTGGACGCCATACGCAACCGAATCGCCTATATTCATCAGCCATACTGCCAGTTCAATATTTTCACCATTATTGGGTAGATAATTGCCATTACCGCCTATGGTATCCAAGATTAGATGTTTGTAGTAAATGATTAATGGACCATTGCTGTGGCCACCCACGATGGTATCCACAAAGGGGAGGAGATTTTTTCCTGTTACGGTCAGTAATCCTGAATCAGGCTGCTGGAGCGTCCCATAAAAATTGGCGCAGCCATTGCGGTCGGTCCATCGGTAGTAATATTTTGTCGAGTCACGAAATGCCATAATGCACACCAAAGCACTCTCAACGGGTTGCTGATCTAATTTCACCACGACCGAGTACGAATCGGTAAACCAGAAGCCCGGGTGGAGAATTTGCCCTGGACATGGTGTAGTGGTCCAAAGGTTCAATT encodes the following:
- a CDS encoding C25 family cysteine peptidase, which produces MKLGRFVLFLLSSSFLLAQTDGARYLIITHDNYYNALKPLAAWKTQKGYKAKIVKLSEIGNDSTQIKNYIINAYNNWEMKPEYLLLVGNKYQLPFPRMGQTGYGVYYSDNYYTNVTGDFRNEIIPGRLWVFDSSEVKTIVAKILGYERNPYQGDTSWYRKGTTIVNEDNSPPYADSVYWADARFTHQLMRVAGFIHIDSLAESFNNSSIDVINTLNEGRSYFLYRGIGGGTWDVPFSDINIADMNNGFKLPVVISATCATVEIIGYSWLNAGTPEQPKGTVGFFGTTTMLDNAAPMRSALAQGTIQAIFASRYITLGRAAEAGRLNYYQLFGNSLEYDSWTCLGDPELNLWTTTPCPGQILHPGFWFTDSYSVVVKLDQQPVESALVCIMAFRDSTKYYYRWTDRNGCANFYGTLQQPDSGLLTVTGKNLLPFVDTIVGGHSNGPLIIYYKHLILDTIGGNGNYLPNNGENIELAVWLMNIGDSVAYGVQGIIQKDESDNFYQIADTIKTFGDIPAYDSAFTSENGFDITIHPDCPDSHRIRLKLTLTDAHGQIWTYRFGFLVYSPRPYLTLQSYFINDSAGGNNDRKINPGENVELGVWLKNIGDSMAENVTVSLCKEIPDSYFLLVDTFKYFGTIMPQESLSTGEDGFNLLVDTLCPDQHQLRLQIRITDSLDSTWIYNFSLVNYAPKLNYYDYFFNDTLKYILPGETAPLRILIKNAGSAIAHNVVGRLVSLDTTLLVISDSCNYQNILPESIVGLHSSPFIITAQANPSPAHPAHLKLYLNGIFYHDSIMVTVHCGRYDYLVWDPDPNHTSGFLIHLQLTNLRYNGQYSRAFPAGYLNIYKSLFVTCGMSPNNYVIPHNSPVIPEILDFLNDGNKMYLEGGEVWYYDPSHGGFDFRPYFCIISIANNIGYFTGVSGCESTFTRLMSFNYTGEASSIDRISPDSGGVAIFKNRYNNYVCGVAAQHRTIGLSLEFGGLVDSLPPSTKRILADSIMRYFNIEPSNTVSEKENAEGVVAGGIELYPNPFREHCIFRYHNSHEVDTFNLAIYDVAGRLVRSFPGVLTNQKIIWDGRDGIGRRVPAGIFFVVVNASKHPRVLKAVLLR